One Streptomyces umbrinus genomic window, CGGTGAGGTGACCGCGGTGCACTCCAGGGTCCAGGTCGCGGACCTGGCGTCGCCCGGGTGCGGTTCGAGGAGTTCGGCCGGACGGTCACGGCGTTGGACGGCGACATGGATGTTGTCGTACGCCAGGACCTTGCCGTCGGCGGGGGCGGAGGCGGTACGGCCGGGCAGGTCGACGGCGTCGATTCGGATGCGCATACCTGCCATCATCGCGTTGCCGTCCAGGGCCGGATCAGCCCCTCCGTCGTTTGAGGAGTGGGGGTTCGGGGGCCGGCCCCCGAAAAGGGATGGGAACGGGTAGGGGCGGAGGGGGCGAAAGATGTGCGTTGAAAACCGCCGGCTGGTGGCGCACTCTTGGCGAACTGCCTCGACCGGCAGGCACAGAAGCTGGGCAGGCACAGAACGGGGAGGCGGAATGCGGCAGCCGGAGGACAGGCTCCTGGCGGAAGCCCTCGGCAGCATCAATCCCGGTGGGAAGTTCGCCTCCCGGTTCCTGAGGAACGACGTCGGCGAGTTCGACCGTGAGCTGCCGCTGGATTTCGACACCGCCCTCGAACGCGTCCGCACCCTGCTCTTCGGCATGTCCCACGGTGCGCATCCGGTGGTTCTCGAAGCGACGACGGACCGGGTGACCCTGCGGGTGCTCACCGGCGGCGGAGCCCTCGCCATGAACCCGGTGGTGATCACCGTGGACGTGACTCGTGGGAGCGGGTGGGCCACCCCGATCCATGTACGGGCCGTCGCGAAGGAAGGCCTGATCAAACAGCGGGCAGGCCGGAAGACGGCCGAGCGCGTCGTGGCGCTGCTGGACGGAACCGAACCGGGCGGCTGAGCCGTACGCACCGGTGCGCGCCCGGGCCGCAGCGGCGGGCCGGGCGCGAGGTGGGCGCGCGGCCGGTCACTTCACCGGCATCGCCAGGTACTGGTACTCCAGGAACTCGTCGATCCCGACCCGGCCGCCTTCCCTGCCCAGCCCCGACTGCTTGATGCCGCCGAAGGGCGCTGCCGGGTTGGACACGAGCCCCGTGTTGAGGCCGACCATGCCGACCTCCAGGCGCTCGCTGACCCGCAGCGACCGGTCAAGGCCCGCGGTGAAGACGTAGCCGACGAGCCCCCACGGGGTGTCGTTCGCCACGCGGATCACCTCGTCCTCGTCGTCGAAGGTGAGGATCGCCGCCACTGGCCCGAAGATCTCCGTGTCCATCAGCCGGCTGGCCGGGTCCACACCCGCCAGTACGGTCGGCGGGTAGAAGCGGCCGGGCCCGTCCGGAGTGGCGCCGCCGACCAGCACCCGGGCGCCTCGTCCGACGGCGTCGGCGACCAGTTCCTCGACCTTGGCGCGGCCCGCGTCGTCGATCAACGGGCCCACGTCCACGCCGTCGTGGGTGCCGGGGCCCACGACGAGCGCCCCCATGCGTTCGGCGAGCCGCACCGCGAACTCGTCCGCCACGGAGCTGTGCACGAAGAAGCGGTTGGCCGCCGTGCACGCCTCGCCCATGTTGCGCATCTTGGCGATCATCGCGCCGTCCACGGCGGCGTCGAGGTCGGCGTCGTCGAAGACGATGAACGGTGCGTTGCCGCCCAGCTCCATCGAGGCGCGTACGACGGTGTCCGCGCACTGGGCGAGCAGGATCCGCCCGACCTGCGTGGAGCCGGTGAAGGACAGCTTTCGGATGCGACCGCCCCTCAGGAGCGGCTCGACGACCTTGTCGGCCCGTGAGGTGGTGACGACGTTCAGCACGCCGTCCGGCAGACCCGCCTCCCGGAGGATCCCGGCCAGCGCGAGGCTGGTCAGCGGGGTCTGCGGGGCGGGCTTGAACACCATCGTGCAGCCCGCCGCGATCGCGGGCCCGATCTTGCGGGTGCCCATGGCCAGCGGGAAGTTCCACGGGGTGATCAGCAGACAGGGACCGACGGGGCGGCGCGTCAGCAGCATGCGGTTGCGGCCGTCGGGCAGCACGCCGTAGCCGCCGCCGTCGATGCGGACCGCCTCCTCGGAGAACCAGCGGAAGAACTCGGCCGCGTACGCCACTTCACCGCGGGCCTCGGCCAGCGGCTTGCCCATCTCGGAGGTCATCAGCAGGGCGAGCTCGTCGGTGCGGGAGAGGATGATCTCGTAGGCGCGGCGAAGGATCTCGCTGCGTGCGCGGGGCGCCGTACGGGCCCAGTCCTCCTGCGCCGCGACGGCGGCCTCCTCGGCGAGCCGGGCGTCCTCGGGCCCGGCGTCGGCGACCTGGCAGAGGATCTCGCCAGTCGCCGGGTCGTCCACGGGCATCGTGGCGCCGGCTTCGGCGTCCAGCCACTTGCCGCCGATGAACAGCTGCTTGGGTACGTCGTTCAGGATGCTCATGGTGTGTCTCCAGGCTGGTCGGCACGGGCGGGGGCGGCGGGGTCGAGCAGTTCCGCGAGATGTACCGCACGGGTTCCCCGGCCGCCCGCGAGCTGGTCGAGGTGGTCGATCTGGGTGGCGCAGCTGAAGCCGTCGGCCACCACGGTCGGTCTGCCGCCGGCCGCGGCCGCGTCGAGGTGCGGTCGGAGCGACAGGTCGGCGACGGCCATCGAGGTGCCGTAGTGCTGTTCCTCGAAGCCGAAGTTCCCGGCGAGGCCGCAGCAGCCCTCCGCCTCGGTCACCTCGGGTACCCCGAGGCGGGTCAGCAGATCGCGGGGGCGGCGGCTGCCGAAGGTCGCGTACTCGTGGCAGTGGGTCTGCAGCAGCACCGATTCCGGCAGCGGTGGCGGGCTCCAGTCGGGTGCGGCGAGGTCGGTCAACGCGCCGGTCAGGGTGTGGACACGTGCCGCGACACGCCGCGCGGCCTCGGTGCCGAGCAGCTCGGGCACGTCGCGTTTGAGCGCGGCGGCGCAGCTGGGCTCGGCCACGACGATCGGCAGTTCGCTGCCGGGCCCGCCGTCGAGCCGCGCCACGGTACGGGCCATGACCCGCCGCGCCACGGACAGTTGACCGGTGCTGACCCAGGTCAGCCCGCAGCACAGGCCGTCCCGCGCGGCGCTGGGTATCCCTGCGTCGGCGAGCACGCGTGCGGTGGCTCCGGCCACCTGGGGTCGGAAGGCGCGCGTGAAGCTGTCGACGAAGAGCAGTGCGGTCGGCTCGTCGGTGGCGGACGTGCGCAGGGCGGACCGCAGCGAGCGCCGGGAGGCGAAGGCGGGGATCGTACGTTTTCTGGTGACGCCGCCCGCACGCGCGAGCAGCCTGCCGACGGGCCCGCGGAGCAGCGCGTTCAGCGGTCTCGCCACCCGGGCGGCCAGGGCCGAGGTGAATGGCAGCCACCCCAGTGAGTAGTGGGAGCGGGGCCGGATCCGCCCCCGGTAGTGCTGGTGCAGGAACTCCGCCTTGTACGTGGCCATGTCGACGCCCACCGGGCAGTCGGTGGAGCACGCCTTGCAGGACAGACAGAGGTCGAGGGCGTCGCGGACGTCCGTCGAACGCCAGCCGTCGTGGACCGTCTCGCCGCGCAGCATCTCCTGGAGGGCTCGTGCCCGGCCCCGGGTGGAGTCGTTCTCGTCTCCGGTGGCGCGGTAGCTGGGGCACATCACGCCGCCCGCCGACGCGTCGGAGCGACAGCGGCCGATGCCGACACAGCGGCGGGCGGCACCCGCGAAGCCGTTCTCGTCGTGCGGGAAGGTGAAGAGCGTCGGGCGGCCGTCCGGTACCGGAGGGCCGTGCAGGGCCAGGTCGGCGTCGAGCGCGGCCGGTGCCACGATGACACCCGGGTTCAGCAGGCCTTCCGGGTCGAAGGCGCGCTTGAAGGCGGCGAACGCCCGGATCATCCGGTCGCTGTACATGACCTCCAGCAGCTCACCGCGCGCCCGGCCGTCGCCGTGTTCGCCCGAGAGCGTGCCACCGTGCCGGACCACCAGGGCGGCCGCCTCCTGGAGGAAGCGGCGGGCGGCGGCCCGGCCGGCGTCCGTGGCGAAGTCGAAGTCGACGCGGACATGGACGCAGCCCGCGCCGAAGTGCCCGTACAGCACGCCGGTCAGCTCGTGCGCGGCCAGCAGCGCGCGGAAGTCCCGCAGGTAGTCGGCCAGGTCCTCCGGGGCGACGGCCGCGTCCTCCCAGCCGGGCCAGGACTCCCCGCCGTCCAGCAGGCGGGCGGCCAGACCGGCGCCGTCCTCTCGGACCCGCCACAGGGACCGCCGCTCCCCGGGGCTCGCCACCAGCCGCCCGTCGGCCATCCGCCCGCGCGCCTTGAGGGTGTCGAGGAGTTCGGCCGCGCGGGCGGTGACCAACTCCTCCTCGTCGCCGTCGAGTTCGACGTACAGCCAGGCCCGTCCGCCGGGCAGCCCGGTGACGGAGTCCGTTCCCCGGCGGGCGCGCATGGTCGCGACGATGGCCTCGTCCATGCCCTCCACGGCGGTGGGCGACCAGCGCAGGATCTCCGGTACGTCTTCGGCCGCGTCCACGACGTCGTCGTAGCCGAGGGCCAGCAGAGCAGAGGCGGGAGCGGTCGCCACCAGGCGGACGGTCGCGGCGACGACGACCGCACAGGTGCCCTCGGTGCCGACCAGTGCGCGGGCCATGTCGAAGCCGTGCTCGGGCAGCAGGTGCTGGAGCTGGTAGCCGGAGACCTGGCGCGGGATCCGGCCGAGTTCGGTGCGGATGAGCGCCAACTGGTCCGCGACCAACTGCCTTACCTCGTCCGCGAGTTCGGCGACGCGCTCGACGGACGCGGTGTCCGCGGGATCGGCCGCGCGCAGCCCGCCGTGGTCGGCGATCGCGTGGACGCCGTCGGCGGTGACGATCTCCAGCGACTCGATGTGGCGGCCGGTCCGCCCGTGGCGTACGGACCGGTTGCCGCAGGCGTCGTTGCCGATCATCCCGCCGAGCGTGCACCGGCTGTGCGAGGACGGGTCGGGGCCGAAGGTGAGCCCGTGCTTCCCCGCGGCGGTCCGCAGTTCGTCGAGCACCACTCCGGCCTCGACCTTGGCGATACCGGCCGCGGTATCGATGTCCAGCACGCGGTTCATGTGGCGGGAGAAGTCCAGGACGACGCCCGGGCCGATCGCGTTGCCCGCCATGCTGGTGCCGCCACCGCGTGCCGTGACGGGGATGCCCAGTTCCCGGCAGGCGTTCAGTACGGCTGCGACGTCGGCGGCGGAGCGGGGGAAGGCCACGGCCCGTGGCGGCACCCGGTAGTTGGAGGCGTCGTACGCGTAGGCGGCGGTCCGGCCGCCCGTGTCGACCCGCATCCCCGGGGCGGTCCCGGCGAGCAGCCGCGACAGCGCCTCGGTGCCGTCGTCCGCCGACGCGCCGGGCCCACGAGGCGGCAGCGGCGCCGCCTCGTGGCCCGTGAGAGAGTCCGGACCAGCGCTCACGGCGCCGAGGTTCCGGTTTCCACGGCGGCGGACCAGGCCCGCAGCCCCTCGTCGATCGCCGTCTCGTCGACGACGAGCGCCGGGATCATCCGTACGACCTGGTTCCAGGCTCCGCACAACAGCAGGAGCAACCCCTCGTCCACCGCGGCCCGTTGCACACGTGCGGCCGTCGCGGAGTCGGGCTGCCCGTCCTCGGTGACGAACTCGGTGCCGAGCATCAGGCCGAGCCCTCGTACGTCCCCGATGCCGGGGGTGTTCGCGGCGACCGTCTCGAGACCGGCCCGCAGCCGGTCTCCCATCGCCTCGGCGTTCTCGACGAGCTTCTCGTCGCGTACGACGTCGAGGGTGGCGCAGGCCGCGGCGCAGGCGACGGCGTTGGCGCCGTAGGTGCCGCCCTGCGAGCCCGGCCAGGCCTTCTGCATCAGTTCCTCGGAGGCGGCGATGCCCGACAGCGGGAAGCCGCTGGCCAGCCCCTTGGCGGTGACCAGGATGTCCGGGGTGACGCCGAAGTGGTCGTGGCCCCAGAACCGGCCGGTGCGGCCCACTCCTGTCTGCACCTCGTCCAGGATCAGCAGGAAGCCGTGGCGGTCGGCCCGCTCGCGCAGTCCTTCGAGGAAGGCCCGGTTCGCGGGCACGTACCCGCCCTCGCCGAGGACCGGCTCGACGATGACGGCGGCCGTGTCGTCGGGCGAGGAGATCGTCTGGAGCGTGTAGTCGAGCTCCTGGAGGGCGAAGCGGGTGGCGGTCTCCTCGTCCCAGCCGTACCGGAAGGTCGTCGGGAAGGGGGTGACGACCACCCCGCTCATCAGCGGTGAGAAGCCGGAGCGGAAGCGGGTGCCGGAGGTGGTCATGGAGGCCGCGGCGACGGTCCGGCCGTGGAAGCCTCCGTGGCAGACCAGGACGTTCGGCCGGCCGGTGGCCTGCCGGGCCAGACGCAGCGCGGCCTCCACGGCCTCACTGCCGGAGTTCATGAAGAAGAGACTGTCCAGCCCCGCCGGCAGCACCTCGCCCAGCCTGTCGACCAACTTCCGCAGCGGCTGGTGCATGACCGTCGTGTACTGGCCGTGGATCAGCGTGCCGACCTGCTCCTGGGCGGCGGCCACAACCCTGGGGTGACAGTGGCCGGTGCTCGTGACGCCGATGCCGGCGGTGAAGTCGAGATAGCGGCGGCCGTCCTCCCCGTACAGGTGGACGCCCTCGCCCCGGACCGCCACCACGGGCGTGGCCTGGCGAAGGTGCGGCGACAGTGTGGTCATGTTCGTCTCCCGGCGCTGTGTCGGATGTCGCTCGGTCGTTTCTCGCGTTTCTCGCTCGGCGTCTTCAGCATTTCCAGGGAGCCGGACCGCCACAACGTCTGATCTGTCCGCTCCGGGCACGGCATTTGGACGATGTGTCAACCTCACGGGGCCGGGCACGTCGTCAACGACCGGGTCAACGGCCGTCGGACCGGCCTTGCGCAGGTGGCGGGTGCTTGTCAGAGTGGCCGGGCACGTATGGAGGCACCGTGAGTGAGGAACACCTGACCGCCGGACCGCGGCGCGTGAGCGAGCCGGAGGCCGTGACGGGCCGCCCCCTCACCGTGGGCGACGTGCTGGGTCTTCCCGTGCTGGCCGCGGGGCAGCCCCGGGTCGTCGCCGGCGAGTCCGGTCTCGACCGGCGGGTCCAGTGGGTGCACATCACCGAGCTCACGGATCCCGCTTCGTTCCTGAAGGGCGGGGAGCTCGTCCTCACCACCGGTATGCCGCTGCCGGAGCAGCCCGCCGAGGTGCGGCGGTACGTGGACGAACTCGCCGACATCGGAGCGGCGGCCCTGGTGATCGAACTGGTCCGCCGGTACCACCGCCCGCCCGAGGCGCTGGTGCACGCCTGCCGCAGCCGCGGTCTGCCGCTCGTCACCCTGTCCAAGGACGTCAACTTCCTTGAAGTCACCCAGGTCGTCCACGCGCTCATCGTCGGCAACCAGATGCACGCGATGCGCAGGACCCAGCAGATCCACGAGGCGTTCACCGCGCTGACGCTGCGCGGCGCCTCCCCCGAGGAGGTGGTCCGGGCGGCGGCGGAGACGAGCGGCCACACCGTCGTGCTGGAGAACCTGGTCCACCACGCGGTGATCTGCGAACCTTCGGGCCATTCCGTCGAGGAGGCGCTCACCGGGTGGGAGCGGCGTTCCCGGGCGACACCTAGCCGCGACCACACGGAGGTGCTCGGTCCTGAGGACTGGCTCGTGGCACCGGTGGAGTACCGGGGCGAACCGTGGGGCCGCGTCATCATGCTCCCCGCCCCGACCCGTACCCCCCGTACCCCGTCGTTCGGCCCCGAGGACGTGGCCGTGCTGGAACGGACGGCGATGACCCTGACCATCGCCCGTCTCATCCACGCCACGACCTGGGAGCGGAGCGCGCACCGCAACACGCTGCGGGACATCGCCGAGCAGCGCCACCGCTCCCCCGACGAGGCCCGGGCGCGCGCCGCCGCGCTGGGCCTGCCCACCGAGGAGTGCCGTTTCCTCGCCGTCCTGGTCGACACCCGTACGCACCCGGGCGGCGAGGAGCTGGAGACCCGGCTGGCCGAGGACCTGCGGACGGTGACCGTGCCCGCCCTCGTGGGCGAGCTGGCCCCCGGACGCGTGGGCGTGCTGCTGTCCCTGCGCCCCTCCGGGTCCTGGCGGCCCACGGTCGAACAGCTCGGCCGCACCGCGCTGAACCTGGACTCGGGGGCCGTCGTGAGCGTCGGTTCCGAGGTCACCGACCTCTCCCGCGCGGCCCGTTCCTTCCGCGAGGCGACACGAGTCGCGGAGGCGACCCTGCCGCACTCCTCGGACAAGCCCTTCCACGAGCTGTCCGACATCGGTCTGCGGCACCTCCTGTACGCGCTGCGCCAGGACCCACGTGTGCAGAGTTTCGCCGAGCGGCAGCTCGCCCAGCTCATCGACCACGACAGCCGGCACGGCACCAGCCTGCTGACGACGCTGCGCCACTACCTGGACGCCGCCGGCAACAAGACCACCGCCGCACGCCGGGGCGAGCTGTCCCGGCAGACGCTCTACCAACGGCTGCACACCATCGAGCGGATGCTCGACCTGGACCTCGAATCCGGCGAGCGCCGGACCGAACTGCACGTGGCTCTCATCGCGCTCGACGTGTCCCGGCTGGGCTGACGCCGCTTCAGGCGGCCACCGCGGCGCCCCGCTCTCCTCCCTCTCGGTGGATCGGCGCGTCCGAGCCGGTCAGCGGGACGCCCGTGCCGCCCCGCCGGGCCGCGACGATCTCCGCCGCGATGGACAGGGCCGTCTCCTCGGGCGTACGGGCGCCGAGGTCGAGCCCGATCGGCGAGCTGAGCCGGGCCAACTCCCCTTCCGTCAGGCCCACTTCACGCAGTCGGCGTTCACGGTCGTTGTGCGTGCGCCGCGATCCCATCGCGCCGACGAACGCGACCGGCGTTCGCAGGGCCTCCGTCAGCAGGGGCACGTCGAACTTGGCGTCGTGGGTGAGTACGCACAGGACCGTGCGGGAGTCGGTCGTGGTGCGCCGCAGGTAGCGGTGCGGCCAGTCGACGACGATGTCGTCGGCGTCCGGGAAGCGGGCCCGGGTGGCGAAGACGGGTCGGGCGTCGCAGACCGTCACGTGGTAGCCGAGGAACTTGCCGACCCGGACCAGCGCGGACGCGAAGTCGATCGCCCCGAAGACGATCATGCGGGGCGGCGGGACGCTCGACTCGACGAGCAGCGTGACACCGCCGGGGCAGTGCGATCCGTCCGCTGCCAGCTCGATCGTTCCGGTGCTGCCGTTGTCCAGCATGGCCCGGGCCTGCGCCGCCGCCGTCCGGTCCAGCTCGGGGTGACCGCCGAGCCCACCCTCGTACGACCCGTCGGGCCGTACGAGCAGGGCCTGGCCCAGGAGTTCGGCCGGGCCCCGGGCGACCCGGGCGAGGGCGGTCGGCTCGCCCTGGGCCGAGGCCGACAGCGCCGACCGGAACACCGTCCGGGCGGGCGCTGTCGCGCGCACCGGCGTGACCAGGATGTCGATGATCCCGCCGCAGGTCAGGCCGACCGCGAAGGCGTCCTCGTCGCTGTAGCCGAACCGTTCCAGGACGGTCCCGCCGTCTGCCAGCGCCTGTTGGCAGAGGTCGTACACCGCCCCTTCCACGCAGCCGCCGGACACCGAGCCGATGACCGTTCCGTCGCTGTCGACCGCGAGGGCGGCGCCGGGGCCGCGCGGGGCGCTGCCGCCGACGGCCACGACGGTGGCGACGGCGAAGTCCCGGCCCTCCTCCGCCCAGCCGTGCAACTCCTCGCTGATGTCAAGCATCCTCGCCTGCCATGAGGACGCGGTCGGGACGGATGGGCAGGTTCCGGTGGCGTACGCCGGTCGCGTGCCAGACCGCGTTGGCGATGGCGGCGGCCGCGCCCACGATGCCGACCTCGCCGATGCCCTTGATCCCGACGGGGTCGTCCGGGTCGGGGTCGTCCACCCAGTCCGCCTCGATGTGCGGTACGTCGGCGTGCGCGGCGACGTGGTAGCCGGCGAGGTCGGCGCCGTAGTGGCCGCCGGTGCGGTGGTCGCGTACCGCCTCCTCGTGCAGGGCCATCGAGATGCCCCAGGTCATTCCGCCGACGAACTGGTTGCGGGCGGTGAGGGGGTTGACGATCCGGCCCGCCGCGAAGACGCCGAGCATGCGGCGCACCCGTACCTCGCCGGTGGTGACGTCCACGGCCACCTCGGCGAACTGGGCTCCGAAGGAGTGGCGTTCCTTCGGAGCGAGGGCGCCGATGGCCTCGGTCGTGTTCGAGCGCGCCGTGATCCCCTCCGGCGGAATGCCGTCGCTCAGGGCGATCCGCTCGCGCAGATCGCCGGCCGCGGCCGTGAGCGCCCAGGCCCAGGAGCGGGTGCCCATCGAGCCGCCCGCGATCATCGCCGGTCCGAGGTCGCTGTCGCCGAGGCGCACGCGGATGTGGTCCGGTGCCACCTCCAGCGCGTCGGCCGCGATCAGGGTGAGCGCGGTCCGCGCCCCGGTGCCGATGTCCGCCGCGTTGATCCGCACGGTGAAGGTTCCGTCCGCCTCCGCCGTGATGGCCGCCGTGGACGGGGCGGCACCGGCCGGGAAGGACGCGGCCGCCGTGCCGGTGCCGAGCAGCCAGCGTCCGTCGCGCCGCAGTCCGGGACGCGGGTCGCGGTCCGCCCAGCCGAACCTGCCCGCCCCCTTGCGGAAGCAGGCGACGAGGTTGCGGCCGCTGAACGGCAGCCCGGACACGGGGCCAACCTCGGGTTCGTTGCGTACGCGCAGTTCGATCGGGTCGAGGCCGCACTTCTCGGCGAGTTCGTCGAGCGCCGACTCGATGGCGAACGACCCCGGTGCCTCGCCCGGCCCGCGCATCCAGGTCGGCGTCGGCACGTCGAGCCGTACGACCCGGTTGGCCGTGTGGTGGGCATCGGCGTCGTACATCACCCGTGCCACGCCGGCGCTGGGCTCGATGAACTCGTGCACGGTCGAGGTGAGGCTCAGCGAGCTGTGGTCCAGCGCGCGCAACCGCCCGTCGGCGTCGGCGCCGAGCCTGACCTGCTGGGTGGTGGGGCTGCGGTAGCCGGCCAGCGAGAACATCTGACGGCGGGTCATGACGACCCGGACCGGGCGCTGCAGGACGGTCGCGGCCATCACCGCGGCCACCTGGTGCGGGCGGACGCCCTTGCTGCCGAAGCCGCCGCCGACGTGCTCGGACCGCACCCACACCGAGGCCGGGTCGAGCGAGAACAGGTTCGCCAGTTCGCCCGCGACCCAGGTCGTGCCCTGATTGGAGTCGACGACTTCGAGCCGGCCGCCGTCCCAGCGTGCCGTCGCCGCGTGGGGCTCCATCGAGTTGTGGTGTTCCTCCGGGGTGGTGTACCGCTCGTCCACCACGA contains:
- a CDS encoding NAD-dependent succinate-semialdehyde dehydrogenase; translated protein: MNDVPKQLFIGGKWLDAEAGATMPVDDPATGEILCQVADAGPEDARLAEEAAVAAQEDWARTAPRARSEILRRAYEIILSRTDELALLMTSEMGKPLAEARGEVAYAAEFFRWFSEEAVRIDGGGYGVLPDGRNRMLLTRRPVGPCLLITPWNFPLAMGTRKIGPAIAAGCTMVFKPAPQTPLTSLALAGILREAGLPDGVLNVVTTSRADKVVEPLLRGGRIRKLSFTGSTQVGRILLAQCADTVVRASMELGGNAPFIVFDDADLDAAVDGAMIAKMRNMGEACTAANRFFVHSSVADEFAVRLAERMGALVVGPGTHDGVDVGPLIDDAGRAKVEELVADAVGRGARVLVGGATPDGPGRFYPPTVLAGVDPASRLMDTEIFGPVAAILTFDDEDEVIRVANDTPWGLVGYVFTAGLDRSLRVSERLEVGMVGLNTGLVSNPAAPFGGIKQSGLGREGGRVGIDEFLEYQYLAMPVK
- a CDS encoding FAD-binding and (Fe-S)-binding domain-containing protein; protein product: MRVDTGGRTAAYAYDASNYRVPPRAVAFPRSAADVAAVLNACRELGIPVTARGGGTSMAGNAIGPGVVLDFSRHMNRVLDIDTAAGIAKVEAGVVLDELRTAAGKHGLTFGPDPSSHSRCTLGGMIGNDACGNRSVRHGRTGRHIESLEIVTADGVHAIADHGGLRAADPADTASVERVAELADEVRQLVADQLALIRTELGRIPRQVSGYQLQHLLPEHGFDMARALVGTEGTCAVVVAATVRLVATAPASALLALGYDDVVDAAEDVPEILRWSPTAVEGMDEAIVATMRARRGTDSVTGLPGGRAWLYVELDGDEEELVTARAAELLDTLKARGRMADGRLVASPGERRSLWRVREDGAGLAARLLDGGESWPGWEDAAVAPEDLADYLRDFRALLAAHELTGVLYGHFGAGCVHVRVDFDFATDAGRAAARRFLQEAAALVVRHGGTLSGEHGDGRARGELLEVMYSDRMIRAFAAFKRAFDPEGLLNPGVIVAPAALDADLALHGPPVPDGRPTLFTFPHDENGFAGAARRCVGIGRCRSDASAGGVMCPSYRATGDENDSTRGRARALQEMLRGETVHDGWRSTDVRDALDLCLSCKACSTDCPVGVDMATYKAEFLHQHYRGRIRPRSHYSLGWLPFTSALAARVARPLNALLRGPVGRLLARAGGVTRKRTIPAFASRRSLRSALRTSATDEPTALLFVDSFTRAFRPQVAGATARVLADAGIPSAARDGLCCGLTWVSTGQLSVARRVMARTVARLDGGPGSELPIVVAEPSCAAALKRDVPELLGTEAARRVAARVHTLTGALTDLAAPDWSPPPLPESVLLQTHCHEYATFGSRRPRDLLTRLGVPEVTEAEGCCGLAGNFGFEEQHYGTSMAVADLSLRPHLDAAAAGGRPTVVADGFSCATQIDHLDQLAGGRGTRAVHLAELLDPAAPARADQPGDTP
- a CDS encoding aspartate aminotransferase family protein, coding for MTTLSPHLRQATPVVAVRGEGVHLYGEDGRRYLDFTAGIGVTSTGHCHPRVVAAAQEQVGTLIHGQYTTVMHQPLRKLVDRLGEVLPAGLDSLFFMNSGSEAVEAALRLARQATGRPNVLVCHGGFHGRTVAAASMTTSGTRFRSGFSPLMSGVVVTPFPTTFRYGWDEETATRFALQELDYTLQTISSPDDTAAVIVEPVLGEGGYVPANRAFLEGLRERADRHGFLLILDEVQTGVGRTGRFWGHDHFGVTPDILVTAKGLASGFPLSGIAASEELMQKAWPGSQGGTYGANAVACAAACATLDVVRDEKLVENAEAMGDRLRAGLETVAANTPGIGDVRGLGLMLGTEFVTEDGQPDSATAARVQRAAVDEGLLLLLCGAWNQVVRMIPALVVDETAIDEGLRAWSAAVETGTSAP
- a CDS encoding PucR family transcriptional regulator — translated: MSEEHLTAGPRRVSEPEAVTGRPLTVGDVLGLPVLAAGQPRVVAGESGLDRRVQWVHITELTDPASFLKGGELVLTTGMPLPEQPAEVRRYVDELADIGAAALVIELVRRYHRPPEALVHACRSRGLPLVTLSKDVNFLEVTQVVHALIVGNQMHAMRRTQQIHEAFTALTLRGASPEEVVRAAAETSGHTVVLENLVHHAVICEPSGHSVEEALTGWERRSRATPSRDHTEVLGPEDWLVAPVEYRGEPWGRVIMLPAPTRTPRTPSFGPEDVAVLERTAMTLTIARLIHATTWERSAHRNTLRDIAEQRHRSPDEARARAAALGLPTEECRFLAVLVDTRTHPGGEELETRLAEDLRTVTVPALVGELAPGRVGVLLSLRPSGSWRPTVEQLGRTALNLDSGAVVSVGSEVTDLSRAARSFREATRVAEATLPHSSDKPFHELSDIGLRHLLYALRQDPRVQSFAERQLAQLIDHDSRHGTSLLTTLRHYLDAAGNKTTAARRGELSRQTLYQRLHTIERMLDLDLESGERRTELHVALIALDVSRLG
- a CDS encoding XdhC family protein, encoding MLDISEELHGWAEEGRDFAVATVVAVGGSAPRGPGAALAVDSDGTVIGSVSGGCVEGAVYDLCQQALADGGTVLERFGYSDEDAFAVGLTCGGIIDILVTPVRATAPARTVFRSALSASAQGEPTALARVARGPAELLGQALLVRPDGSYEGGLGGHPELDRTAAAQARAMLDNGSTGTIELAADGSHCPGGVTLLVESSVPPPRMIVFGAIDFASALVRVGKFLGYHVTVCDARPVFATRARFPDADDIVVDWPHRYLRRTTTDSRTVLCVLTHDAKFDVPLLTEALRTPVAFVGAMGSRRTHNDRERRLREVGLTEGELARLSSPIGLDLGARTPEETALSIAAEIVAARRGGTGVPLTGSDAPIHREGGERGAAVAA
- a CDS encoding xanthine dehydrogenase family protein molybdopterin-binding subunit, producing the protein MTTVTTGTRAVKGAVGTAHTRVEGRDKVTGAARYAGEIPFAELAHGWLVLSTVARGRVRSVDTALVLGMPGVLSVLHHENAPRVETDYPGLLGSAPDPTVAVFQHDRVPHMGWPVALVVAETSEQAREAAEALVVQYEEEPHDVDFYAGHPDAYAAEGHMPGVTAKGDLEAELAASAVVVDERYTTPEEHHNSMEPHAATARWDGGRLEVVDSNQGTTWVAGELANLFSLDPASVWVRSEHVGGGFGSKGVRPHQVAAVMAATVLQRPVRVVMTRRQMFSLAGYRSPTTQQVRLGADADGRLRALDHSSLSLTSTVHEFIEPSAGVARVMYDADAHHTANRVVRLDVPTPTWMRGPGEAPGSFAIESALDELAEKCGLDPIELRVRNEPEVGPVSGLPFSGRNLVACFRKGAGRFGWADRDPRPGLRRDGRWLLGTGTAAASFPAGAAPSTAAITAEADGTFTVRINAADIGTGARTALTLIAADALEVAPDHIRVRLGDSDLGPAMIAGGSMGTRSWAWALTAAAGDLRERIALSDGIPPEGITARSNTTEAIGALAPKERHSFGAQFAEVAVDVTTGEVRVRRMLGVFAAGRIVNPLTARNQFVGGMTWGISMALHEEAVRDHRTGGHYGADLAGYHVAAHADVPHIEADWVDDPDPDDPVGIKGIGEVGIVGAAAAIANAVWHATGVRHRNLPIRPDRVLMAGEDA